The Streptomyces sp. NBC_01197 genome window below encodes:
- the truB gene encoding tRNA pseudouridine(55) synthase TruB has protein sequence MTQQNTVPDGLVIVDKPSGFTSHDVVAKMRGIARTRRVGHAGTLDPMATGVLVLGVEKATKMLGHLALTEKEYLGTIRLGQNTVTDDAEGEITSSTDASAVTREAIDAGVAQQTGAIMQVPSKVSAIKIDGKRSYARVRGGEEFDIPARPVTVSSFQVYDVRPAVADDGTPVVDLVVSVVCSSGTYIRAIARDLGTATGVGGHLTALRRTRVGPYGLDTARTLDQLQEELTVMPAADAAAAAFPRWDVDERRARLLLNGVRLDMPGYPAGAVAAFGPDERLLALVEEENGKAKSLAVFG, from the coding sequence ATGACACAGCAGAACACCGTGCCGGACGGACTTGTCATCGTCGACAAGCCGTCCGGCTTCACTTCGCACGACGTCGTGGCCAAGATGCGCGGGATCGCCAGAACCCGCCGGGTCGGCCACGCGGGCACCCTCGACCCGATGGCCACGGGCGTCCTCGTACTCGGCGTCGAGAAGGCCACCAAGATGCTCGGTCATCTGGCGCTGACCGAGAAGGAGTACCTCGGTACGATCCGGCTCGGCCAGAACACCGTCACCGACGACGCCGAGGGTGAGATCACCTCGTCCACCGACGCCTCGGCGGTGACCCGGGAGGCCATCGACGCAGGGGTGGCCCAGCAGACCGGCGCCATCATGCAGGTGCCGTCCAAGGTCAGCGCCATCAAGATCGACGGAAAGCGTTCGTACGCGCGGGTGCGCGGCGGCGAGGAGTTCGACATCCCGGCCCGCCCGGTGACGGTCTCCTCGTTCCAGGTGTACGACGTCCGCCCGGCCGTCGCCGACGACGGGACGCCCGTCGTCGACCTGGTCGTCTCGGTTGTCTGCTCCTCCGGCACGTACATCCGCGCCATCGCCCGCGACCTCGGCACCGCCACCGGGGTCGGCGGCCATCTGACGGCGCTGCGCCGGACCCGGGTCGGCCCGTACGGGCTCGACACGGCCCGGACGCTCGACCAGCTCCAGGAGGAGCTGACCGTCATGCCGGCCGCGGACGCCGCCGCTGCCGCGTTCCCCCGGTGGGACGTGGACGAGAGGCGGGCCAGGCTGCTGCTCAACGGCGTCCGGCTCGACATGCCCGGGTACCCGGCCGGGGCCGTGGCCGCCTTCGGTCCCGACGAGCGCCTTCTCGCCCTGGTCGAGGAGGAGAACGGCAAGGCGAAGAGCCTCGCCGTCTTCGGCTGA
- the rbfA gene encoding 30S ribosome-binding factor RbfA has protein sequence MADNARAKKLADLIQEVVAEKLQRGIKDPRLGTHVTITDTRVTGDLREATVFYTVYGDDEERASAAAGLESAKGILRSAVGAAAGTKFTPTLAFVADALPENAKAIEDLLDRARASDAKVREASSGAKYAGGADPYRKPEDEADEAAASGDDDGDNASA, from the coding sequence GTGGCCGACAACGCGCGGGCGAAAAAGCTGGCGGACCTCATCCAGGAGGTGGTCGCCGAGAAACTGCAGCGCGGCATCAAGGACCCCCGTCTGGGCACGCACGTGACCATCACGGACACCCGCGTCACCGGTGATCTGCGGGAGGCCACGGTCTTCTACACGGTCTACGGGGACGACGAGGAGCGGGCGAGCGCGGCAGCCGGTCTGGAGAGCGCCAAGGGCATCCTGCGCTCGGCGGTCGGCGCCGCGGCGGGGACGAAGTTCACCCCCACCCTCGCCTTCGTGGCGGACGCCCTGCCGGAGAACGCCAAGGCGATCGAGGACCTCCTCGACCGGGCCAGGGCGTCGGACGCCAAGGTGCGCGAGGCGTCGTCGGGCGCCAAGTACGCCGGCGGCGCCGACCCGTACCGCAAGCCGGAGGACGAGGCCGATGAGGCCGCCGCGTCCGGCGACGACGACGGGGACAACGCCTCCGCATGA
- a CDS encoding DUF503 domain-containing protein produces the protein MYVGTLSFDLLLGDVRSLKEKRSVVRPIVAELQRKFAVSAAEVGDQDLHRRARIGLAVVSGGTEHLTDVLDRCERLVAARPEVELLSVRRRLHSDEDD, from the coding sequence ATGTATGTAGGGACACTGTCCTTCGATCTCCTGCTCGGCGACGTACGGTCGCTGAAGGAGAAACGCTCCGTCGTCCGGCCCATCGTGGCCGAACTCCAGCGCAAGTTCGCGGTGAGCGCGGCCGAGGTCGGCGACCAGGATCTGCACCGCAGAGCCAGGATCGGCCTCGCTGTGGTGTCCGGCGGGACGGAGCACCTCACTGATGTACTCGACCGGTGCGAGCGGCTTGTCGCCGCCCGGCCCGAGGTGGAGCTGCTGTCCGTACGGCGGCGGCTGCACAGCGACGAAGACGATTGA
- the infB gene encoding translation initiation factor IF-2 produces the protein MAKVRVYELAKEFGVESKVVMAKLQELGEFVRSASSTIEAPVVRKLTDALQGPGGNAGKSAAKPGAPRKAAPSPAPRAGSTPAAPSPAAAARPAAPKPGVPAPKPAAAEAPQSSAPSTPSAPSGPRPGPKPAAKPAPAAPVPAAEFSAPAPAQPTAPQTQRPSGATPGPRPTNARPAPAGGQRDGGRGGERPARPAGQGAPRPGGNRPSGPRPGNNPFTSGGSTGMARPQAPRPGGAPRPGGGQDRPGGPRPQGGPGGAPRPQGQGQGGARPSPGGMPRPQGGARPAGGPGGAPGGNRPNPGMMPQRPAASPRPGGGPGGGGRGPGGGAGRPGGGARPGGGGFAGRPAGPGGGGRPGGGGGFGGRPGGGAPGGGFGGRPGFAGRPGGPGGRGGTQGAFGRPGGPARRGRKSKRQRRQEYEAMQAPSVGGVMLPRGNGQAVRLSRGASLTDFAEKINANPASLVAVMMNLGEMVTATQSVSDETLKLLADEMNYVLEIVSPEEEDRELLESFDIEFGEDEGGEEALVSRPPVVTVMGHVDHGKTRLLDAIRKTNVIAGEAGGITQHIGAYQVSSEVNGEDRRITFIDTPGHEAFTAMRARGAKSTDIAILVVAANDGVMPQTIEALNHVKAAGVPIVVAVNKIDVEGADPTKVRGQLTEFGLVAEEYGGDTMFVDISAKQGLHIDSLLEAVVLTADASLDLRANPEQDAQGIAIESHLDKGRGAVSTVLVQRGTLRIGDTMVVGDAYGRVRAMLDDNGNNLEEAGPSTPVLVLGLTNVPGAGDNFLVVDEDRTARQIAEKRAARERNANFARKGVRFSLENLDEALKAGLVQELNLIIKGDASGSVEALESSLLQLDVGEEVDIRVLHRGVGAVTESDIDLATGSDAIVIGFNVRAAGRAAQMAEREGVDVRYYSVIYQAIEEIEAALKGMLKPEYEEVELGTAEIREIFRSSKLGNIAGVLVRSGEVKRNTKARLLRDGKVIAENLNISGLRRFKDDVTEIREGFEGGINLGNFNDIKIDDVIATYEMREKPRG, from the coding sequence GTGGCTAAGGTCCGGGTATACGAACTCGCCAAGGAGTTCGGAGTTGAGAGCAAGGTCGTCATGGCCAAGCTCCAAGAACTCGGTGAGTTCGTACGTTCGGCGTCCTCGACGATCGAGGCGCCGGTTGTACGCAAGTTGACTGACGCTTTGCAGGGGCCCGGCGGCAACGCCGGCAAGTCCGCTGCCAAGCCCGGCGCGCCCCGCAAGGCCGCGCCCTCCCCCGCACCCCGTGCGGGTTCCACGCCCGCGGCGCCGTCTCCGGCCGCCGCGGCCCGTCCCGCTGCCCCGAAGCCCGGTGTCCCGGCCCCCAAGCCGGCCGCCGCCGAGGCTCCGCAGAGCAGCGCCCCCAGCACCCCGTCGGCTCCGTCCGGTCCGCGTCCGGGCCCCAAGCCCGCGGCCAAGCCTGCTCCGGCGGCTCCGGTGCCGGCAGCCGAGTTCTCGGCGCCCGCCCCGGCCCAGCCGACGGCGCCGCAGACCCAGCGTCCCTCGGGTGCCACCCCTGGTCCCCGTCCCACGAACGCCCGTCCGGCCCCGGCCGGCGGTCAGCGTGACGGCGGCCGCGGTGGCGAGCGTCCGGCACGGCCGGCCGGTCAGGGCGCCCCGCGCCCCGGCGGCAACCGTCCGTCCGGTCCCCGTCCGGGCAACAACCCGTTCACCTCCGGTGGCTCCACCGGCATGGCCCGCCCGCAGGCACCCCGTCCCGGTGGCGCCCCGCGTCCCGGCGGCGGCCAGGACCGCCCCGGCGGCCCGCGTCCGCAGGGTGGTCCCGGTGGCGCTCCGCGTCCCCAGGGCCAGGGTCAGGGCGGCGCCCGTCCCAGCCCCGGCGGTATGCCCCGTCCGCAGGGCGGCGCGCGTCCGGCCGGTGGACCTGGCGGCGCCCCCGGCGGTAACCGTCCCAACCCCGGCATGATGCCGCAGCGTCCGGCTGCCAGCCCCCGTCCCGGTGGCGGTCCCGGCGGTGGCGGTCGTGGTCCCGGCGGCGGCGCAGGCCGTCCCGGCGGCGGCGCCCGTCCGGGCGGCGGCGGCTTCGCCGGCCGTCCGGCAGGTCCCGGCGGCGGCGGTCGTCCCGGCGGCGGCGGTGGCTTCGGCGGCCGTCCCGGCGGCGGCGCTCCCGGTGGTGGCTTCGGTGGACGTCCCGGTTTCGCGGGCCGTCCCGGCGGCCCCGGTGGCCGCGGTGGCACACAGGGTGCCTTCGGCCGTCCCGGCGGGCCCGCCCGCCGAGGCCGCAAGTCGAAGAGGCAGAGGCGCCAGGAGTACGAGGCCATGCAGGCCCCGTCGGTGGGCGGCGTCATGCTGCCCCGCGGCAACGGACAGGCCGTCCGGCTGTCGCGCGGTGCCTCCCTCACCGACTTCGCGGAGAAGATCAACGCCAACCCGGCGTCGCTCGTCGCCGTGATGATGAACCTCGGCGAGATGGTCACGGCCACGCAGTCCGTCTCCGACGAGACGCTGAAGCTCCTCGCGGACGAGATGAACTACGTCCTGGAGATCGTCAGCCCGGAGGAGGAGGACCGCGAGCTGCTCGAGTCCTTCGACATCGAGTTCGGCGAGGACGAGGGCGGCGAAGAGGCTCTCGTCTCGCGCCCGCCGGTCGTCACCGTCATGGGTCACGTCGACCACGGTAAGACCCGGCTGCTCGACGCGATCCGCAAGACGAACGTCATCGCGGGCGAGGCCGGCGGCATCACGCAGCACATCGGTGCCTACCAGGTCTCCTCCGAGGTCAACGGCGAGGACCGCCGTATCACCTTCATCGACACCCCGGGTCACGAGGCGTTCACCGCCATGCGTGCCCGTGGTGCGAAGTCCACCGACATCGCGATCCTCGTGGTGGCGGCGAACGACGGTGTGATGCCCCAGACGATCGAGGCGCTGAACCACGTCAAGGCGGCCGGTGTGCCGATCGTCGTCGCGGTCAACAAGATCGACGTCGAGGGTGCCGACCCGACCAAGGTGCGCGGTCAGCTCACCGAGTTCGGTCTGGTGGCAGAGGAGTACGGCGGCGACACGATGTTCGTCGACATCTCCGCCAAGCAGGGTCTCCACATCGATTCCCTCCTGGAGGCCGTCGTCCTCACCGCCGACGCCTCGCTCGACCTGCGGGCCAACCCGGAGCAGGACGCGCAGGGTATTGCGATCGAGTCCCACCTGGACAAGGGCCGTGGTGCCGTCTCGACCGTCCTGGTCCAGCGCGGCACGCTGCGCATCGGTGACACGATGGTCGTCGGCGACGCGTACGGCCGGGTCCGGGCGATGCTCGACGACAACGGCAACAACCTCGAGGAAGCGGGTCCCTCGACCCCCGTCCTCGTGCTGGGTCTCACCAACGTCCCGGGTGCCGGCGACAACTTCCTGGTGGTCGACGAGGACCGTACGGCCCGTCAGATCGCCGAGAAGCGTGCCGCCCGCGAGCGCAACGCCAACTTCGCCCGCAAGGGCGTCAGGTTCTCCCTGGAGAACCTGGACGAGGCGCTCAAGGCCGGTCTGGTTCAGGAGCTCAACCTCATCATCAAGGGCGACGCGTCCGGTTCGGTGGAGGCTCTCGAGTCCTCGCTGCTCCAGCTCGACGTCGGCGAAGAGGTCGACATCCGGGTCCTGCACCGCGGTGTGGGTGCGGTCACCGAGTCGGACATCGACCTGGCGACCGGCTCCGACGCCATCGTCATCGGCTTCAACGTGCGCGCCGCAGGGCGTGCCGCGCAGATGGCCGAGCGCGAAGGTGTGGACGTCCGGTACTACTCGGTCATCTACCAGGCGATCGAAGAGATCGAAGCGGCCCTCAAGGGCATGCTCAAGCCGGAGTACGAAGAGGTCGAGCTCGGCACGGCGGAGATCCGCGAGATCTTCCGCTCGTCCAAGCTGGGCAACATCGCCGGTGTGCTGGTCCGCTCCGGCGAGGTCAAGCGCAACACCAAGGCGCGCCTGCTGCGTGATGGCAAGGTCATCGCGGAGAACCTCAACATCTCCGGTCTGCGCCGCTTCAAGGACGACGTCACCGAGATCCGCGAAGGGTTCGAGGGTGGTATCAACCTCGGCAACTTCAACGACATCAAGATCGACGACGTCATCGCGACGTACGAGATGCGCGAGAAGCCCCGCGGCTGA
- a CDS encoding YlxR family protein — protein sequence MSGRTVDRACPERTCVGCRERTAKSELLRIVVVEGKCVPDPRGTLPGRGAYLHPAMVCLDLAVRRRAFSRAFKVRGPLDSAELNEYVGQAAP from the coding sequence GTGTCTGGCCGGACAGTCGACCGAGCGTGCCCTGAGCGAACCTGCGTGGGATGCCGGGAGCGGACGGCCAAGAGCGAACTGCTGCGCATCGTCGTGGTCGAGGGCAAATGCGTCCCTGATCCGCGCGGTACGCTGCCCGGCCGGGGTGCGTATCTGCACCCCGCCATGGTCTGCCTCGACCTGGCGGTCCGCCGCCGGGCGTTCTCCAGGGCCTTCAAGGTCAGGGGTCCGCTCGACAGCGCGGAGCTGAACGAGTATGTCGGGCAGGCAGCACCGTAA
- the nusA gene encoding transcription termination factor NusA, translating to MDIDVKLLKGLAKEKEISFDLLVEAIESALLIAYHRTEGSRRLARVRLDHDNGHVTVWAKEDPADLEEGQEAREFDDTPSDFGRIAATTAKQVILQRLRDAEDDLTFGEYAGREGDVVAGVVQQGKDPRNVLVDIGKLEAILPVQEQVPGETYSHGLRLRTYVVRVAKGVRGPSVTLSRTHPNLVKKLFALEVPEIADGSVVIEAIAREAGHRSKIAVRSTRSGLNPKGACIGPMGSRVRNVMAELLGEKIDIVDWSDDPAEMVASALSPARVSKVEIVDLAARSARVTVPDYQLSLAIGKEGQNARLAARLTGWRIDIRPDTEPDGGPSGIRGDEA from the coding sequence ATGGACATCGACGTAAAGCTTCTGAAGGGCTTGGCGAAGGAGAAGGAGATTTCCTTCGACCTGCTGGTCGAGGCGATCGAGTCGGCCCTCCTCATCGCGTACCACCGCACGGAGGGAAGCCGCCGCCTCGCCCGCGTGCGCCTCGACCACGACAACGGTCATGTGACGGTCTGGGCGAAAGAGGACCCGGCCGATCTCGAAGAGGGCCAGGAGGCCCGGGAGTTCGACGACACCCCGTCCGACTTCGGCCGGATCGCCGCGACCACGGCCAAGCAGGTCATCCTGCAGCGGCTGCGGGACGCGGAGGACGACCTGACCTTCGGCGAGTACGCCGGGCGCGAGGGCGACGTCGTCGCCGGGGTCGTCCAGCAGGGCAAGGACCCGCGGAACGTGCTGGTCGACATCGGCAAGCTGGAAGCCATCCTGCCGGTGCAGGAGCAGGTGCCCGGCGAGACCTACTCGCACGGCCTGCGGCTGCGCACGTACGTGGTCCGGGTGGCCAAGGGTGTCCGCGGCCCGTCCGTGACCCTCTCCCGCACCCACCCCAACCTGGTGAAGAAGCTCTTCGCACTGGAGGTCCCGGAGATCGCGGACGGATCGGTCGTCATCGAGGCCATCGCCCGCGAGGCCGGTCACCGCAGCAAGATCGCCGTACGGTCGACCCGGTCGGGGCTCAACCCGAAGGGCGCCTGCATCGGCCCGATGGGCAGCCGGGTGCGCAACGTCATGGCCGAGCTGCTCGGCGAGAAGATCGACATCGTGGACTGGTCGGACGATCCGGCCGAGATGGTGGCCAGCGCGCTCTCGCCGGCCCGGGTCAGCAAGGTCGAGATCGTCGACCTCGCCGCCCGCTCGGCGCGGGTCACGGTCCCCGACTACCAGCTCTCGCTGGCCATCGGCAAGGAAGGGCAGAACGCCCGCCTCGCCGCGCGGCTGACCGGCTGGCGCATCGACATCCGCCCGGACACCGAGCCGGACGGCGGCCCGTCCGGCATCCGGGGCGACGAGGCCTGA
- the rimP gene encoding ribosome maturation factor RimP, giving the protein MSTTQSERLRGLLEPLVASKDLDLEEIEVSRAGRRGVLRITVDSDDGVELDTCAELSRAISEKLDESDVMGDGEYVLEVSSPGADRPLTEHRHYVRATGRLARLTLTGGDELVARILAVDADGLDLEVPGVKGRKPTARRVEFAEIAKARVELEFNRKDKKEEEA; this is encoded by the coding sequence ATGAGCACCACCCAGAGCGAGAGGCTGCGCGGGCTGCTGGAACCGCTCGTCGCCTCCAAGGACCTGGATCTGGAAGAGATCGAAGTCTCCCGGGCCGGCCGGCGTGGCGTACTGAGGATCACCGTGGACTCCGACGACGGCGTCGAGCTCGACACCTGCGCCGAGCTGAGCCGGGCCATCTCCGAGAAGCTCGACGAGAGCGACGTGATGGGCGACGGCGAGTACGTACTCGAAGTCAGCTCGCCGGGCGCCGACCGCCCGCTGACGGAGCACCGCCACTACGTACGGGCCACCGGCCGGCTGGCCAGGCTGACGCTGACCGGGGGCGATGAGCTGGTCGCGCGCATCCTCGCGGTGGACGCCGACGGCCTCGACCTCGAAGTGCCGGGCGTGAAGGGGCGCAAGCCGACCGCCCGCCGGGTGGAGTTCGCGGAGATCGCCAAGGCGCGCGTGGAACTGGAATTCAACCGCAAGGACAAGAAGGAAGAGGAGGCGTAG
- a CDS encoding ferritin-like domain-containing protein has protein sequence MSALEAAQAALAAEHAAVYGYGVVGGRVAPARRTEARQAYDTHRARRDALVRTVQGLGGKPVAASAAYALPFEVAGQGDAVRLAAVLEDRVADVYSDLVRAGQGPLRHEAALALREAAVRAARWRGDGSVAFPGLAERAAEAAGKGTTHA, from the coding sequence ATGAGCGCACTCGAAGCGGCGCAGGCCGCACTGGCCGCCGAGCACGCCGCCGTGTACGGGTACGGCGTCGTCGGCGGCCGGGTCGCCCCGGCGCGCAGGACCGAGGCCCGCCAGGCGTACGACACCCACCGCGCCCGGCGTGACGCGCTGGTCAGGACCGTGCAGGGGCTGGGCGGGAAGCCGGTCGCGGCGTCGGCCGCCTATGCGCTGCCCTTCGAGGTGGCGGGGCAGGGCGACGCGGTCCGGCTCGCGGCGGTTCTGGAGGACCGGGTGGCCGATGTCTACTCCGACCTGGTGCGGGCCGGACAGGGGCCGCTGCGGCACGAGGCGGCGCTGGCCCTGCGGGAGGCCGCCGTGCGGGCTGCGCGGTGGCGCGGCGACGGCAGCGTAGCCTTTCCGGGGCTCGCCGAGCGGGCCGCAGAGGCTGCCGGAAAGGGAACCACGCACGCATGA
- a CDS encoding aminoglycoside phosphotransferase family protein, translating into MTFEPPQRLVRALGETYGDAAAADWLSRIQTDMQGAIGVRELTAERVQAPGGRSALIVLVRRADGTHAVLKLAPPFARPGLERAALAHWNGWGAVQLLDDAAPGDTALLLERLHPEVSLHSLPEAKALLEAAGTVRKLWVAPPDAHGFETVAERTARQAAAMRATAEPLVVPLVDAALSARDELLASGSESVLLHGNFRQSKVLAGERAPWLAVGPDPVVGERAYDLARLVRDRVDDLVAAAVGPSTVRRRVNRLADSLEVEHARLHGWTLFRAVESGVRAVAAGRRQDGELLLEFAGWL; encoded by the coding sequence ATGACTTTCGAACCGCCGCAGCGGCTTGTCCGGGCGCTCGGCGAGACGTACGGGGACGCCGCCGCGGCCGACTGGCTCAGCCGGATTCAGACTGATATGCAAGGGGCCATCGGCGTACGGGAGTTGACCGCCGAGCGGGTGCAGGCCCCGGGGGGCCGCAGCGCCCTGATCGTGCTGGTGCGCCGCGCCGACGGGACGCATGCGGTACTGAAGCTGGCTCCGCCCTTCGCCCGGCCCGGTCTGGAGCGGGCCGCGCTGGCGCACTGGAACGGCTGGGGCGCCGTACAGCTGCTCGACGACGCTGCCCCGGGCGACACCGCTCTGCTCCTAGAGCGTCTGCACCCGGAGGTCTCGCTGCACTCGCTGCCTGAGGCCAAGGCCCTCCTGGAGGCCGCGGGCACGGTGCGCAAGCTCTGGGTGGCGCCGCCGGACGCGCACGGTTTCGAGACGGTGGCCGAGCGGACCGCCCGGCAGGCCGCGGCGATGCGCGCGACGGCCGAGCCGCTGGTCGTCCCCCTGGTCGACGCGGCGCTCTCGGCACGCGACGAACTGCTCGCCTCGGGTTCGGAGAGTGTGCTGCTGCACGGCAACTTCCGCCAGAGCAAGGTTCTCGCCGGCGAGCGCGCCCCGTGGCTCGCGGTGGGTCCCGACCCGGTGGTCGGCGAGCGGGCGTACGACCTGGCCCGGCTGGTGCGCGACCGGGTGGACGACCTGGTCGCCGCCGCTGTCGGTCCCTCCACGGTGCGGCGCCGGGTGAACCGGCTGGCGGACTCGCTGGAGGTCGAGCACGCGCGGCTGCACGGCTGGACCCTGTTCCGGGCGGTGGAGTCGGGGGTACGGGCGGTCGCGGCGGGACGGCGGCAGGACGGAGAGCTGCTGCTGGAGTTCGCGGGCTGGCTCTGA
- a CDS encoding proline--tRNA ligase, with translation MAQVQRMSRLMVKTLRDDPADAETLSHKLLVRAGYVRRNAAGIWTWLPLGKKVLDNVSRVVREEMDGIGAQEVLLPALLPKEPYEASGRWEEYGDLLFRLKDRKGADYLLGPTHEEIFTQTVKDQCTSYKDLPVMLYQIQTKYRDEARPRSGVLRGREFQMKDSYSFDTTDEGLAESYRLHREAYIRIFERLGLDHRIVSAVSGAMGGSASEEFLAPAAAGEDTFVDCPQCDYAANTEAVTFTAPVVDAAEHGAVEELDTPDTPTIETLAAHLGVRASATLKNLLVKVDGEIVAVGVPGHREVDLGKLGEHLAPAVVELVTAEDFEDRPDLVRGYVGPQGLEKVRFIADPRIAAGTAWITGANKPGKHARNVVAGRDFEVDDYLDVVVVEPGDPCPSCGAGLKLDRAIEIGHIFQLGRKYADTFQLDVLGQQGKPVRVTMGSYGIGVSRAVAALAEQSADDKGLCWTKEVAPADVHVVAAGKALQTELALDVAEKLGAAGVRVLVDDRAGVSPGVKFTDSELIGVPQILVAGRRAADGVLELKDRRTGEREELTVAEAIERLAG, from the coding sequence ATGGCCCAGGTCCAGCGCATGTCCCGGTTGATGGTCAAGACCTTGCGCGACGACCCGGCGGACGCGGAGACGCTCAGCCACAAGCTCCTGGTCCGCGCCGGTTACGTACGCCGCAACGCGGCCGGGATCTGGACCTGGCTGCCGCTGGGCAAGAAGGTCCTCGACAACGTCTCCCGCGTGGTGCGCGAGGAGATGGACGGCATCGGCGCGCAGGAGGTCCTGCTCCCCGCGCTGCTGCCCAAGGAGCCCTACGAGGCGTCCGGCCGCTGGGAGGAGTACGGCGACCTGCTCTTCCGCCTCAAGGACCGCAAGGGCGCCGACTACCTCCTCGGCCCGACGCACGAGGAGATCTTCACCCAGACCGTCAAGGACCAGTGCACGTCCTACAAGGACCTGCCGGTGATGCTCTACCAGATCCAGACGAAGTACCGGGACGAGGCGCGTCCGCGCTCCGGAGTGCTGCGCGGCCGTGAGTTCCAGATGAAGGACTCGTACTCCTTCGACACCACGGACGAGGGCCTGGCCGAGTCCTACCGGCTGCACCGTGAGGCATACATCAGGATCTTCGAGCGCCTCGGTCTCGACCACCGGATCGTCTCCGCCGTCTCCGGCGCCATGGGCGGCTCGGCCTCCGAGGAGTTCCTGGCGCCGGCCGCCGCAGGCGAGGACACCTTCGTGGACTGCCCGCAGTGCGACTACGCGGCCAACACCGAGGCGGTCACCTTCACCGCCCCCGTGGTGGACGCCGCCGAGCACGGCGCCGTCGAGGAGCTGGACACCCCCGACACCCCGACGATCGAGACGCTGGCCGCGCACCTCGGCGTGCGCGCGTCCGCGACCCTGAAGAACCTGCTGGTGAAGGTCGACGGCGAGATCGTCGCCGTCGGTGTGCCCGGCCACCGGGAGGTGGACCTCGGCAAGCTGGGTGAGCACCTGGCCCCCGCCGTGGTCGAGCTGGTCACCGCCGAGGACTTCGAGGACCGCCCCGACCTGGTACGCGGCTATGTCGGCCCGCAGGGTCTCGAGAAGGTCCGGTTCATCGCCGATCCGCGGATCGCGGCCGGTACGGCCTGGATCACCGGCGCCAACAAGCCCGGCAAGCACGCGCGCAACGTGGTCGCCGGACGCGACTTCGAGGTGGACGACTACCTCGACGTCGTGGTCGTCGAGCCCGGCGACCCCTGCCCGTCCTGCGGCGCCGGCCTCAAGCTTGACCGCGCGATCGAGATCGGCCACATCTTCCAGCTGGGCCGCAAGTACGCGGACACCTTCCAGCTCGACGTGCTGGGCCAGCAGGGCAAGCCGGTCCGGGTCACCATGGGCTCGTACGGCATCGGCGTCTCCCGCGCCGTGGCGGCGCTCGCCGAGCAGTCCGCGGACGACAAGGGGCTGTGCTGGACCAAGGAGGTCGCACCGGCCGACGTGCACGTCGTCGCCGCGGGCAAGGCGCTCCAGACCGAACTGGCCCTGGACGTCGCCGAGAAGCTGGGCGCGGCCGGTGTGCGGGTGCTCGTCGACGACCGCGCCGGGGTCTCTCCCGGGGTGAAGTTCACCGACTCCGAGCTGATCGGGGTCCCGCAGATCCTGGTCGCGGGCCGGCGGGCGGCGGACGGCGTCCTCGAACTCAAGGACCGGCGCACGGGCGAGCGCGAGGAGCTCACGGTCGCCGAGGCGATCGAGCGGCTGGCCGGCTGA
- a CDS encoding GNAT family N-acetyltransferase, with protein MDDAVVGPVDLAGRVDEALAVQALAFGLSEAEVAVRRHIVLRHLQNPGARALGATASDGRLVGFVYGMPNSRAHWWSTVVEPYLRSTGTDFWLDDSFVITELHVHPGFQGRGTGRALITAITDSAAEPRSILSAIDRESPARGLYRSLGYTDLARQVHFPSAGMPYAVMGAPLPLLRPARRP; from the coding sequence ATGGATGACGCAGTGGTCGGGCCGGTCGATCTCGCCGGACGAGTGGACGAAGCGCTGGCCGTGCAGGCCCTCGCGTTCGGCCTCAGCGAGGCGGAGGTCGCCGTACGCCGCCACATCGTGCTGCGCCATCTGCAGAACCCCGGCGCCCGCGCCCTCGGCGCGACGGCGTCCGACGGCCGCCTGGTCGGTTTCGTGTACGGGATGCCCAACAGCCGCGCCCACTGGTGGTCCACGGTGGTCGAGCCGTATCTGCGCTCCACCGGCACCGACTTCTGGCTCGACGACTCCTTCGTGATCACCGAGCTGCACGTCCACCCCGGATTCCAGGGCCGGGGCACCGGCCGCGCGCTGATCACCGCGATCACCGACAGCGCCGCCGAACCGCGCTCGATCCTCTCGGCCATCGACCGGGAGTCCCCGGCCCGCGGTCTCTACCGCTCCCTGGGGTACACGGACCTCGCGCGGCAGGTCCACTTCCCCAGCGCGGGAATGCCGTACGCGGTGATGGGCGCCCCGCTCCCGCTGCTCCGCCCGGCCAGGCGTCCGTAA